From the Palaemon carinicauda isolate YSFRI2023 chromosome 4, ASM3689809v2, whole genome shotgun sequence genome, the window GAAATCAAGAGGTTTTTTTTGTGATCAAATGTTATTTTAAGCTACAGGGTGTCTTTACCAGTCATGTCGTTTAGAAAACCATACGATGCATTTACCAACCTTCAGTCATGTCAATCGAGAAAGCCATACGATGCCTTTACCAACCCTCAGTCATGTCAATCGAGAAAGTCATACGATACATTTACCAACCCTCAGTCATGTCAATCACTGAGAAAGTTATATGATGCCCTTACCAACCCTCCCAAAAATTCGAGTGACTGTaacatgcatatctctctctctctctctctctctctctctctctctctcacgaactaATTTACCATGATCAACGTACCTTACCGTTGTCAAGCTGAAACTGATCAGCGATCCTCCGAAGGTCAGCTCCTATCTGTCGGAGTCTCTCTTCTCTTGCCTCTGGCGATTCTTGGTCGCCATCTCCTCTCTGGCCGTTCCCTTCTCCCTCCACCTGCGAGGAAGTCATCCTGCGGGACCTCTGAATCCTAGGCACTTCCCAGGTCAACTGAGGAAGCGACTGGTGGGGTTGAAAGTGGGCCGGGTTACCCCCCAACCGCCTGCGGATTTCCTGGATGTGCCCCAGGCCGGTTCTGGCGCTGTCCACGTCTGGATCTTCTGCCCTTGAGCGTTGGATATCCTCACTCTGGTTCCCCCGGGTCCCTTCTTGAGGGCTGGTGGGTGTGGGAGGAGGCGTGGGCAGGAAGGATACTGCCCTCTGGAGGGCCACCCGCGAGGGGTAAGGCTGGTCGTCGGACTTTTCTGGGAAGAGGAAGTGGTAGGAATGAGCCCTCCGAAGGGGCGAAGAAGGAGGGGTGTTGCTGAGGATCACGTCTGGAAGAGGTTGGTGACCTACGGGAGAGAAAATTAGTAGCCCGTGTTAGTGGA encodes:
- the LOC137640267 gene encoding uncharacterized protein isoform X1 yields the protein MINLLLTCGAVPLGYTSELDSEYDWSSSELCSVMETNYQNLRGGHQPLPDVILSNTPPSSPLRRAHSYHFLFPEKSDDQPYPSRVALQRAVSFLPTPPPTPTSPQEGTRGNQSEDIQRSRAEDPDVDSARTGLGHIQEIRRRLGGNPAHFQPHQSLPQLTWEVPRIQRSRRMTSSQVEGEGNGQRGDGDQESPEAREERLRQIGADLRRIADQFQLDNGKGGVTSKKGEEARVAWAVPAAFTRCFSATLLCLLWWRLFNKFR
- the LOC137640267 gene encoding uncharacterized protein isoform X2, with translation MINLLLTCGAVPLGYTSELDSEYDWSSSELCSVMETNYQNLRGGHQPLPDVILSNTPPSSPLRRAHSYHFLFPEKSDDQPYPSRVALQRAVSFLPTPPPTPTSPQEGTRGNQSEDIQRSRAEDPDVDSARTGLGHIQEIRRRLGGNPAHFQPHQSLPQLTWEVPRIQRSRRMTSSQVEGEGNGQRGDGDQESPEAREERLRQIGADLRRIADQFQLDNGRGHLEKR